Proteins from a genomic interval of Zingiber officinale cultivar Zhangliang chromosome 2A, Zo_v1.1, whole genome shotgun sequence:
- the LOC122039922 gene encoding terpene synthase 10-like codes for MIMSRYLLAPSYIPFEPKICDLRRSTTTTEKPCFLLIHCTADRQLQALRKSTHYQPNSWSNDYIQSLTVDSPVEEKDQTTRIVLLKERIREVICEKKEVEEQLQLIDHLQQLGVAYHFKDEIKDALTTIHASLEDIISLQLKDADVHITALLFRLLRQNGFSITDDIFKRFRDENGHFFEVSVEGMLSLHEAAFYGKEGEVILQQAIDFTTQNLRNLLNDQGSITETGLRQKVSHALELPLNWRLERLHTRWFIQFCSQSKKDKCRMINPVFLEFAKLDFNRVQDTYKKELSKLSTWWSDLGLAERLPFFRDRLMANYLWTVGCAFEPEYWSFREIETKANCLITMLDDVYDVYGNLEELKIFTDTIERWDVNAIDKLPDYMKLCFLAVFNTANEAAYEVVKEKGFNVLPYLKRAWSDLCKAFLLEAKWSHEKYTPTVEEYLANGWISISGHIFLTHAYCMSPYVTQSDLENFSTYTQFVQWSSMNFRLYNDLVETEKSDDCSAIQYCLMQEKDVSEAGAREMIKEMIMANWRAMNGDRMNYTTLFEENFKICAINLDRTVQFFYRGIDRYSEADGEIKDSVTSLLLEPIEL; via the exons ATGATAATGTCTCGTTATCTTCTCGCACCATCATACATCCCTTTTGAGCCAAAGATCTGTGATCTCCGGCGATCCACCACCACCACCGAGAAGCCATGCTTCCTGCTCATCCATTGCACGGCCGACAGGCAATTGCAGGCGTTGCGAAAATCGACCCATTACCAGCCCAACTCGTGGAGCAACGACTACATACAGTCACTCACCGTTGACTCTCCT GTAGAGGAGAAGGATCAGACAACGAGAATAGTGTTACTGAAAGAGAGAATTAGAGAAGTAATATGTGAGAAGAAGGAAGTAGAAGAACAGCTTCAGCTGATCGACCACCTGCAACAACTTGGAGTGGCTTATCATTTCAAAGACGAAATTAAAGATGCTTTAACTACTATTCATGCATCATTGGAAGACATAATTAGTTTGCAGCTGAAGGATGCTGACGTCCACATCACGGCACTTCTCTTCAGACTTCTTAGACAAAACGGGTTCTCAATCACAGACG ATATCTTCAAGAGATTCAGGGATGAGAACGGCCATTTCTTCGAAGTTTCCGTTGAAGGAATGCTGAGTTTACATGAGGCGGCTTTTTATGGCAAGGAGGGGGAAGTGATACTGCAGCAGGCCATTGATTTCACGACTCAGAACTTGAGAAATCTCCTGAACGACCAAGGATCCATTACTGAAACTGGTCTAAGGCAGAAAGTGTCCCATGCGTTGGAGCTTCCATTGAACTGGAGGTTGGAAAGACTACACACCAGGTGGTTCATACAATTCTGCAGCCAGAGCAAGAAAGACAAGTGCCGTATGATTAAtcctgtatttttagaattcgcTAAGTTGGACTTCAACAGGGTTCAGGATACTTACAAGAAAGAACTCAGCAAACTTTCGAC ATGGTGGTCAGATCTTGGACTTGCAGAGCGTCTGCCATTTTTCAGAGACAGGTTGATGGCCAACTATCTGTGGACGGTTGGATGCGCCTTTGAACCGGAATATTGGAGTTTTAGGGAGATAGAAACCAAAGCCAATTGTCTTATCACAATGCTGGATGATGTTTACGACGTCTACGGCAACTTGGAAGAGCTTAAGATATTCACAGATACAATAGAGAG GTGGGATGTTAATGCGATCGACAAACTCCCTGATTACATGAAACTCTGTTTTCTGGCCGTCTTCAACACAGCAAACGAAGCAGCTTATGAAGTGGTCAAAGAAAAAGGCTTCAACGTACTGCCATATCTAAAGAGAGCT TGGAGTGATCTCTGCAAAGCCTTTTTGTTGGAAGCTAAATGGTCTCACGAGAAGTACACCCCCACAGTCGAAGAGTACTTGGCGAATGGATGGATATCGATATCAGGGCATATCTTCCTCACTCATGCCTACTGTATGAGCCCATACGTAACCCAATCAGACTTGGAAAATTTCAGCACTTACACACAGTTTGTACAATGGTCCTCCATGAACTTTCGCCTCTACAATGATctg GTTGAAACGGAAAAAAGTGATGACTGCTCGGCTATCCAATACTGTTTGATGCAGGAGAAAGATGTGTCAGAGGCAGGGGCTCGGGAGATGATCAAGGAGATGATCATGGCAAATTGGAGAGCCATGAACGGGGATCGAATGAATTATACAACTCTGTTCGAGGAAAACTTCAAGATTTGCGCAATCAACCTTGATCGAACGGTGCAGTTCTTCTACAGGGGTATAGATAGATACAGTGAGGCCGATGGAGAAATCAAGGATTCAGTGACCTCATTGTTACTTGAACCAATCGAGCTCTAA